The Amycolatopsis sp. QT-25 genomic sequence GCGCGGGCCGAACGCCGCCGAGATCGAACGGGCCGCCAAGGCCGCCGGGGTGCCGGTGCGGCGCGCGAGCGCGCACCGCGTCAAGGTGCTGGCCGGCAACGGCAAACAGGACCAAGGGGTGCTGGCCGACGTCGTCGCCCCGCGAATGCGGTCGCTGCACGCGGCCCTTTCCGACGGCAGGCCGCCGTCACGGGTGCTGCTGCTCGACGGCATCACCACCCCGGCGAACGTCGGGATGATCCTGCGCACGGCGACCGCCGCCGGGTTGGACGGCGTCGTGGTGCCGCGGCGCGGGGTCGCCGCCCTCGACCCGATGGTGGTCAAGGCTTCGGCCGGGGTCGCGTTCCGCGCGCCGGTGCTGCGGTGCGGCAGCGCGCGCGAAGCGGCCGAAATGCTCACCGAAGCCGGGTACGGGATCTACGCCCTGGGCGC encodes the following:
- a CDS encoding RNA methyltransferase — its product is MGDESVISPKDRFLTVYGRKPVLEALDDTTLEVDKVILADTVRGPNAAEIERAAKAAGVPVRRASAHRVKVLAGNGKQDQGVLADVVAPRMRSLHAALSDGRPPSRVLLLDGITTPANVGMILRTATAAGLDGVVVPRRGVAALDPMVVKASAGVAFRAPVLRCGSAREAAEMLTEAGYGIYALGASAPGSVFDVELPQRAAFVLGGETNGVGAEVGELVTEWVSIPMPGEVESLNVSAAAAVLSFELVRRVTASGTKR